One Methanococcus aeolicus Nankai-3 DNA segment encodes these proteins:
- a CDS encoding CpaF family protein translates to MGLFDKSKKPTSRTLNKSKVSKVGAPKDTKNKITSLQKNTAQNSIGKTDSTAKYMGDESYGEKEIIDSYEVTVDGAPFDIVLEKINGVIYYAVPEMDSLDKIWDKFSIEILDNLKNELSSKIFEDIKNLREYLSEFCERYNIILKKEEIESLSKYYYLSLGKLGLIEIPLHDSNLEELMVNGNSAPTFVAHRKYDMCETHMKLDNNELMRVVEGIAMLANRTIDSRTPMLDAFLPDGSRVNATTPDVTLNGVTLTIRKFSEDPLTIVDLIKFGTFNIELAAFLWQAVEGYFGSKPANTLIAGGTGSGKTTTLNVVSLFSMYTDRIITVEDTPELQIPHKHVVKMITRPARPGIEGYEVTMNDLIKNTLRMRPDRIFVGEVRGPEAQSLLTAMNTGHDGCSGTLHANSADEAISRLINPPMSVPKIMVGALDFIINQQRIKRNRKTIRRILSIMEIGGEGENITKTELFKYDGMNDEIVKTGICMWEEEVCRIAGIDRTELIKDRIDREEVLKYMINNNINGIKNVGKIILSYQENPEKVMSKIG, encoded by the coding sequence ATGGGACTATTTGATAAATCAAAAAAACCAACATCCAGAACATTAAATAAAAGTAAAGTAAGTAAAGTAGGAGCTCCCAAAGATACTAAAAATAAAATAACTTCCCTGCAAAAAAATACAGCTCAAAATTCAATAGGCAAAACAGATTCAACTGCAAAATATATGGGCGATGAATCTTATGGGGAAAAGGAAATTATTGATAGTTATGAAGTAACTGTTGATGGAGCTCCATTTGATATAGTTCTTGAAAAAATTAATGGCGTCATATATTATGCCGTGCCCGAAATGGACTCATTAGATAAAATATGGGATAAATTCTCAATAGAAATATTAGATAATCTAAAAAACGAACTTAGTAGTAAAATTTTCGAAGATATAAAAAATCTAAGGGAATATTTAAGCGAATTTTGTGAAAGATATAATATAATATTGAAAAAAGAGGAAATTGAATCACTATCCAAATATTATTATTTATCATTGGGAAAACTTGGATTGATAGAAATACCATTGCATGATAGTAATTTAGAGGAATTAATGGTAAATGGAAATAGTGCCCCTACATTTGTTGCACATAGAAAATATGATATGTGTGAAACCCATATGAAATTAGATAATAATGAATTAATGAGGGTTGTTGAAGGCATTGCTATGCTGGCAAATAGAACCATTGATTCAAGAACTCCAATGTTAGATGCTTTTTTACCGGATGGTAGTAGGGTAAATGCTACAACACCAGATGTAACATTAAATGGAGTTACCCTGACAATACGTAAATTCTCAGAAGACCCGTTAACTATTGTAGATTTAATAAAGTTTGGGACATTTAATATAGAGCTTGCTGCATTTTTATGGCAAGCTGTTGAAGGTTATTTTGGTTCAAAGCCCGCAAATACGCTGATTGCAGGAGGTACTGGTTCAGGTAAAACTACTACCCTTAATGTCGTTTCACTATTTTCAATGTATACCGATAGAATTATAACTGTTGAAGATACGCCCGAGTTACAAATTCCACATAAACATGTTGTTAAAATGATAACCCGACCTGCAAGACCAGGTATTGAAGGATATGAAGTTACAATGAATGATTTAATTAAAAACACTTTAAGAATGAGGCCCGATAGAATATTTGTAGGAGAAGTTAGGGGCCCAGAGGCCCAATCATTATTAACTGCAATGAATACAGGGCATGACGGTTGTTCTGGAACACTTCACGCAAACAGTGCCGATGAGGCCATTTCTAGATTAATTAATCCTCCGATGTCAGTTCCCAAAATTATGGTTGGAGCATTGGATTTTATTATAAACCAGCAAAGAATTAAAAGAAATAGAAAAACCATTAGAAGGATATTAAGTATAATGGAAATAGGGGGAGAAGGAGAGAACATAACCAAAACTGAATTGTTTAAATATGACGGTATGAATGACGAGATTGTTAAAACTGGTATATGTATGTGGGAAGAAGAAGTTTGTAGAATTGCAGGTATTGACAGAACCGAATTAATAAAAGATAGGATAGATAGGGAAGAAGTATTGAAATATATGATTAATAATAATATTAACGGCATAAAAAATGTTGGAAAAATTATATTGAGTTATCAAGAAAATCCGGAAAAAGTTATGAGCAAGATTGGATAG
- a CDS encoding transcription initiation factor IIB — MDIKLISKKKNIEERKQLLSELHASKSVIVEKDEELVCPMCDSKNIIKDYEKAEIVCEDCGCVLQDNLFDVGPEWRAFDHEQRVKRSRVGAPMTYTIHDKGLSTVIDWRNKDSYGKDISADKRAQLYRLRKWQRRIRVSDASERNLAFALSELDRIASKLGLPRNVRENAAVLYRGAVEKGLIRGRSIEGVAAAALYAACRRCKVPRTLDEIAEMSRVDRKEIGRTYRFISRELKIRLAPTSPIDYVPRFASELKLPGEVESKAISILQKAGDKGLTSGRGPTGVAAAAIYIASVLHGTRKTQREVADVAGVTEVTIRNRYKELTEHLDIDVTL, encoded by the coding sequence ATGGATATTAAACTAATATCAAAAAAGAAAAATATTGAAGAAAGAAAACAATTATTAAGTGAATTGCATGCATCTAAAAGTGTCATTGTCGAAAAAGACGAAGAGCTAGTATGCCCTATGTGCGATAGTAAAAACATAATTAAAGATTATGAAAAGGCAGAAATCGTATGCGAAGATTGTGGATGTGTTTTACAGGACAATTTATTTGATGTTGGTCCAGAATGGAGAGCATTTGACCACGAACAAAGGGTTAAGAGAAGTAGGGTAGGAGCTCCAATGACATACACAATCCATGATAAAGGATTATCCACAGTGATAGATTGGAGAAATAAAGATAGCTACGGGAAGGACATTTCGGCCGATAAAAGGGCACAATTATATAGATTAAGGAAATGGCAAAGAAGAATTAGGGTATCAGATGCGTCGGAACGAAATTTAGCATTTGCATTGTCGGAATTAGATAGAATTGCTTCAAAATTAGGATTACCTAGAAATGTTAGGGAAAATGCTGCGGTTTTATACCGGGGAGCTGTGGAAAAAGGACTAATTAGGGGAAGGAGTATTGAAGGAGTAGCTGCGGCTGCATTATATGCAGCATGTAGAAGATGTAAAGTCCCAAGAACGCTGGACGAAATTGCAGAAATGTCCAGAGTAGATAGGAAAGAAATAGGTAGGACATACAGATTTATATCCCGAGAATTAAAAATAAGGTTGGCCCCAACAAGCCCAATTGATTATGTGCCAAGATTTGCATCCGAACTAAAATTACCAGGGGAAGTTGAATCAAAAGCCATATCCATACTTCAAAAAGCAGGCGATAAAGGATTAACCAGTGGGAGGGGACCAACAGGGGTTGCAGCTGCTGCCATATATATTGCAAGTGTTTTACATGGAACAAGAAAGACCCAAAGAGAAGTCGCAGATGTTGCAGGGGTTACCGAAGTCACCATAAGGAACAGATATAAAGAATTAACCGAACATTTAGATATTGATGTAACATTATAA
- a CDS encoding Gar1/Naf1 family protein, with amino-acid sequence MGVIILKKVKLLHRTPKGKLIGITSVQPQINSFVFFKDGKKKIGKIYDIFGPANKPYVKIIPLNDSTAESALKSQEAYISNEDKKRRNKRDSGKRFGKK; translated from the coding sequence ATGGGTGTAATTATTTTAAAAAAAGTAAAATTATTACATAGAACTCCAAAAGGAAAACTTATCGGGATAACATCTGTCCAACCACAAATAAATTCATTCGTTTTTTTTAAAGATGGTAAAAAAAAAATAGGTAAAATTTACGATATTTTTGGACCTGCGAATAAGCCCTATGTAAAAATAATCCCGCTAAACGATTCAACAGCAGAAAGTGCCCTTAAATCGCAGGAGGCATATATTTCAAATGAAGATAAAAAAAGAAGAAATAAAAGAGATAGTGGAAAAAGATTTGGGAAAAAATAA
- a CDS encoding radical SAM protein: MDAIEVFENSIKAYKLTTKNFGNNIDLKRALFLGWYCNLTDPCKFCFMSSQKSKIKNPSIARRRPESMLAEAIIMKRIGWKLEFISGGYDYNTNELNDIIEMIAHIQKSKQYINVGIVDFENLNLDTIEGVVGAIETVNPNLHNELCPQKPIEPTKEMLLKAKDYNLKTGITIILGLGEKEEDIEELLNLIEELNLDRITFYSLNPQKNTIFEGAPSITTIEYMNWVSSVRLNFPKLEIITGTWVDKLTNIGPLVMSGANTITKFPLFSMYGKKEGITVENEIKSTGRELISSFSDIEALQGKKKLNTPQYIDENINISDKNLEILSALENDINKKVDMYVSKTLKRINKN, encoded by the coding sequence ATGGATGCCATAGAGGTATTTGAAAATTCAATAAAAGCATATAAATTAACCACAAAAAATTTTGGAAACAATATTGATTTAAAGAGAGCTCTGTTTTTAGGGTGGTATTGTAATTTAACAGACCCATGCAAATTTTGTTTTATGTCCTCTCAAAAATCAAAAATAAAGAATCCATCAATTGCAAGAAGAAGACCTGAGTCAATGTTGGCAGAAGCCATAATTATGAAAAGAATTGGCTGGAAATTAGAATTTATTTCTGGGGGTTATGATTATAATACAAATGAATTAAATGATATAATTGAAATGATAGCCCATATTCAAAAATCAAAGCAGTATATTAATGTAGGTATTGTAGATTTTGAAAATTTAAATTTGGATACAATTGAAGGCGTAGTTGGGGCAATTGAAACCGTTAATCCTAACCTGCATAATGAATTATGTCCTCAAAAACCAATTGAACCCACAAAAGAAATGCTTTTAAAGGCAAAAGATTATAATTTAAAAACAGGAATAACCATAATATTGGGGCTCGGGGAAAAGGAGGAAGACATTGAAGAACTATTAAATTTAATTGAAGAACTAAATTTAGATAGGATTACATTTTATTCCCTTAATCCACAAAAAAACACAATATTTGAGGGAGCTCCCTCAATTACCACCATTGAATATATGAACTGGGTATCCTCTGTTCGTTTGAACTTTCCAAAACTTGAAATAATTACTGGAACTTGGGTGGATAAATTAACAAACATTGGACCATTGGTTATGAGTGGGGCAAATACTATTACAAAGTTTCCATTATTTAGTATGTATGGAAAAAAAGAAGGTATCACCGTCGAAAATGAGATAAAATCAACTGGAAGAGAATTAATTAGTTCCTTTTCTGATATTGAAGCACTACAAGGAAAAAAGAAACTAAATACGCCACAATATATTGATGAAAATATTAATATAAGTGATAAAAACCTTGAAATATTGTCTGCTCTTGAAAACGATATAAATAAAAAAGTGGACATGTATGTGTCAAAAACATTAAAAAGAATTAATAAAAATTAA
- a CDS encoding PUA domain-containing protein: MKHRHLKDEELKIIKTQLNNYIDVSLFDFDKLYIMEDEKIEVIYATKEVIENAHKFTNIHFIGISFGSFELKQTGKYKFTMSLEGMSIIADNISKNYIVVNDKSETLFLYGRDIFKSSIIEMNGAGRVAVLNEQRELLGMGNYAGGDIVKTVVDKGWYLRKGG; encoded by the coding sequence ATGAAACACAGACATTTAAAAGATGAAGAATTAAAAATAATTAAAACTCAATTAAATAATTATATTGATGTATCTCTTTTTGATTTCGATAAGTTGTATATAATGGAAGATGAAAAAATCGAAGTAATATATGCCACAAAAGAAGTAATAGAGAATGCCCATAAATTTACAAATATTCATTTTATTGGAATATCCTTTGGCTCATTTGAATTAAAACAAACCGGAAAATATAAATTTACAATGTCATTAGAGGGCATGTCTATTATTGCCGACAATATCTCTAAAAATTATATTGTAGTCAATGATAAAAGTGAAACCTTATTTTTATATGGTCGAGATATATTTAAATCCTCAATTATTGAGATGAATGGGGCCGGAAGAGTTGCCGTATTGAATGAACAAAGGGAGCTCCTTGGAATGGGAAATTATGCCGGCGGAGATATTGTTAAAACTGTGGTTGATAAAGGATGGTATTTGAGAAAAGGGGGCTAA
- the truD gene encoding tRNA pseudouridine(13) synthase TruD, with the protein MKLRQTNGDFIVNEILDNEFIKENPSGNYSLYILKKSNIENLKALNYISKNCNIPINDIGYCGLKDKYAITTQYISIPTKYDKIELNEKNLTLKYLKTINSPLKIGSLMGNSFKITVRAIDKNDFSNISKNLQNLEQGAPNYFDDQRFGSVFHNQFIAKYYLKGEYEKALKIILTEYTRSENKRIKDLKRNIKKNWNKWDNIIEYIKNNKINSKMFVNIIKYLNNPERNNNYKEAFKYVDNRLKKLFVLSYQSYLWNECIKELLKTKLPKEQRKYVDYSCGTFLYYSKIDNELFNTLKKDKFPTIAPDIDYNNHKDEYYNIILKILRKERASLKDFNNLMELNKLSYVERDILNIPKNIKYGDFEPDEFNKGKYKITIEFELNKGSYATIIIKRIFNIQ; encoded by the coding sequence ATGAAATTAAGGCAAACTAATGGCGATTTCATTGTAAATGAGATATTGGACAATGAATTTATAAAAGAAAATCCATCGGGCAATTATAGTTTATATATTTTAAAAAAATCAAATATTGAAAATTTAAAGGCATTAAATTATATCTCTAAAAATTGCAATATTCCGATAAATGATATAGGATACTGCGGTTTAAAAGATAAATATGCTATAACAACACAATATATTTCAATACCTACAAAATACGATAAAATTGAATTAAATGAGAAAAATTTAACATTAAAATATTTAAAAACAATAAATAGTCCCTTAAAAATTGGTAGTTTAATGGGAAATTCTTTTAAAATTACAGTTAGGGCAATTGATAAAAACGATTTTTCAAATATTTCTAAAAATTTACAGAATTTGGAGCAAGGAGCTCCTAACTATTTTGATGACCAAAGATTTGGAAGTGTATTTCATAATCAATTTATAGCAAAATATTATTTAAAAGGAGAATATGAAAAAGCATTAAAAATAATACTTACAGAATATACAAGAAGTGAAAATAAACGAATAAAGGACTTAAAAAGAAACATAAAAAAGAACTGGAATAAATGGGACAATATAATAGAATATATTAAAAATAATAAAATAAACAGTAAAATGTTTGTCAACATTATAAAATATTTAAATAATCCAGAACGAAATAACAACTATAAAGAAGCTTTTAAATATGTTGATAATCGATTAAAAAAGCTTTTTGTATTATCCTATCAAAGTTATTTATGGAATGAATGTATAAAGGAGCTCCTAAAAACTAAACTACCAAAGGAACAAAGAAAATATGTAGATTATAGCTGTGGAACATTCTTATATTATTCAAAAATAGATAATGAATTATTTAATACCTTAAAAAAAGATAAATTCCCAACCATCGCCCCCGATATAGATTATAATAATCATAAAGACGAATACTATAACATAATATTAAAAATATTAAGAAAAGAACGAGCCTCTTTAAAAGATTTTAATAATTTAATGGAATTAAATAAACTGTCTTATGTGGAACGGGATATATTAAATATTCCAAAAAATATTAAATATGGGGATTTTGAGCCCGATGAGTTTAACAAAGGAAAATATAAAATAACAATAGAATTTGAATTAAATAAAGGTAGTTATGCCACCATAATCATAAAAAGAATATTTAATATTCAATAA
- a CDS encoding RIO1 family regulatory kinase/ATPase domain-containing protein — protein MELNDNEWRTLKIIEISMKHYEWVPLFEIIKKTKTNKKEALYRLRILDKHKLINRSSYGYRLSHWGYDALALNTFIKKELLSAIGGKLGVGKEGDVYNVILTNKREAVLKFHNIGRTCFSMGKRYRSYLAEKRHISWLYASRLTAQKEFEVLNELFPIVKVPEPIEQNRHAIIMGKIDGAELKKVDLKKLDVDIYKLFWDIIEEIKKMYKLNYVHCDLSEFNILIKEDGDFIIIDFPQALNINEEGQKFDKIPGEFSQDIEFYLKRDIGNILRHFKKYGINEDLNKIYNYIIGG, from the coding sequence ATGGAATTAAATGATAATGAATGGAGAACTTTAAAAATCATAGAAATATCCATGAAACATTATGAATGGGTGCCATTATTTGAAATAATTAAAAAAACCAAAACAAATAAAAAAGAGGCACTATATCGATTGAGAATATTGGATAAACATAAATTAATCAATAGGAGCTCCTATGGATACCGACTATCCCACTGGGGATATGATGCCTTGGCATTGAACACATTTATTAAAAAGGAGCTCCTATCTGCAATAGGTGGAAAATTAGGTGTTGGAAAAGAAGGGGATGTATATAATGTAATACTCACAAATAAAAGAGAAGCAGTGCTAAAATTCCACAATATAGGAAGAACTTGCTTTTCAATGGGGAAAAGATATAGAAGTTATTTGGCAGAAAAAAGACATATTAGTTGGCTTTATGCTTCAAGATTAACGGCTCAAAAGGAATTTGAAGTATTAAATGAATTATTTCCAATTGTAAAAGTCCCAGAACCTATCGAACAAAATAGACATGCCATAATTATGGGAAAAATAGACGGAGCGGAATTAAAAAAGGTTGATTTAAAAAAATTAGATGTTGATATTTATAAATTATTTTGGGACATAATTGAAGAAATAAAAAAAATGTATAAATTAAATTATGTTCATTGTGATTTAAGCGAATTTAACATATTAATTAAGGAAGATGGAGATTTTATTATAATCGACTTCCCACAGGCACTAAATATAAATGAAGAAGGTCAAAAATTCGATAAAATACCTGGAGAATTTAGCCAAGATATAGAATTTTATTTAAAAAGAGATATAGGTAATATATTACGACATTTTAAAAAATACGGCATAAATGAAGATTTAAATAAAATTTATAATTACATAATTGGCGGTTAA
- a CDS encoding SIS domain-containing protein, whose translation MIKLNTKPIKELIKKLELFYKQAPTNSDLLLNNIINTKSESSKIYIYGIGRSGFVGKAFAMRLMHLGFKSHFIGEATCPAVSNNDLLIVVSGSGETYSIVNLLNKINKINNKLELKGKNKIKIISITHNNNCTLKELSDFIVNLAIDESDKTENKCFPMGTLFEEIAFIYLDTIIYNLMEKLNISEEDMKKRHCNFL comes from the coding sequence GTGATTAAATTGAATACCAAACCAATAAAGGAACTTATAAAAAAACTAGAATTATTCTACAAACAGGCACCAACTAATTCGGATTTACTATTAAATAATATAATTAATACAAAGTCCGAAAGCTCGAAAATATATATATATGGTATTGGGCGAAGTGGTTTTGTTGGAAAGGCATTTGCTATGAGATTGATGCACTTGGGATTTAAATCCCATTTTATCGGTGAAGCAACATGTCCAGCAGTATCCAACAACGATTTATTAATCGTAGTGTCAGGAAGTGGGGAAACATATTCAATTGTTAATTTATTAAATAAAATAAATAAAATAAATAATAAATTGGAGTTAAAAGGCAAAAATAAAATAAAAATAATATCCATAACACACAATAATAATTGCACTTTAAAAGAATTATCGGATTTCATTGTAAATTTAGCTATTGACGAAAGTGATAAAACGGAAAATAAATGTTTTCCCATGGGGACCCTATTTGAAGAAATTGCCTTTATTTATTTGGATACCATAATATACAATTTAATGGAAAAATTAAATATCTCTGAAGAAGATATGAAAAAAAGACATTGTAATTTTTTATAG
- a CDS encoding 3-dehydroquinate synthase II, with product MKFGWIMANDEDWEERKETVKDSLESSIPAVMVYEEDIEKVKELGNIKTISKNPNSDIVVIDKGDDLTILFDAKKEGKETGVFISIECKEDEEYASEVSRYDYVDYIILEGKDWNIIPLENLIADLFDENIKIVSLAKDINDARTAYEILERGVDGVLYVPKDINDVKDFATLIEKMNSEKLDLDCATITKVEAIGSGDRVCIDTCSMMEMGEGMLIGSYSRALFLVHAETVENPYVATRPFRVNAGPVHAYVLCTGNKTRYLSELKAGDGILIVDKDGMTREGIVGRVKIEKRPLMLIEAEYVGGEIVRTIVQNAETIRLVNENGAPISVVDLKVGDKVKLKIDTNARHFGMAIQETIIEK from the coding sequence ATGAAATTTGGATGGATAATGGCAAATGATGAGGATTGGGAAGAAAGAAAAGAAACAGTAAAAGATTCCCTTGAAAGTTCAATACCTGCTGTGATGGTTTATGAAGAAGATATTGAAAAAGTTAAAGAATTAGGAAATATTAAAACAATATCTAAAAATCCAAATTCTGACATCGTAGTAATCGATAAAGGCGACGATTTAACTATTTTATTTGATGCAAAAAAAGAAGGAAAGGAAACTGGCGTATTTATCTCTATCGAATGTAAAGAGGATGAGGAATACGCATCAGAGGTAAGTAGATACGATTATGTGGATTACATAATATTAGAGGGAAAAGATTGGAATATTATCCCATTGGAAAATTTAATTGCTGATTTATTTGATGAAAATATAAAAATAGTTTCATTGGCAAAAGATATAAATGATGCAAGAACAGCTTATGAAATACTTGAAAGGGGAGTTGATGGAGTTCTTTATGTCCCAAAAGATATAAATGATGTAAAAGACTTTGCAACATTAATTGAAAAAATGAATTCTGAAAAGTTGGATTTAGATTGTGCTACAATTACGAAAGTTGAGGCTATTGGAAGTGGGGATAGAGTTTGTATAGATACATGCTCAATGATGGAAATGGGAGAAGGTATGCTCATAGGCTCATATTCTAGGGCTTTATTTTTGGTGCATGCTGAAACTGTGGAAAATCCTTATGTTGCCACACGACCATTTAGAGTAAATGCAGGTCCTGTTCATGCCTATGTATTATGCACTGGAAACAAAACAAGATATTTAAGTGAATTAAAAGCTGGCGATGGGATATTGATTGTAGATAAAGATGGAATGACAAGAGAGGGAATTGTAGGCAGAGTAAAAATAGAAAAAAGACCTTTGATGTTAATTGAAGCTGAATATGTGGGGGGGGAAATTGTAAGAACCATAGTACAAAATGCTGAAACAATCAGATTGGTTAATGAAAATGGAGCTCCTATATCTGTGGTAGATTTGAAGGTGGGCGATAAAGTAAAATTAAAAATAGATACTAATGCTAGACATTTTGGAATGGCTATACAAGAAACAATAATTGAAAAATAA
- a CDS encoding geranylgeranylglyceryl/heptaprenylglyceryl phosphate synthase, translating into MFGKVEEKLNNVLKTEGALYFILIDPDEKNCLEIAEKVKDYADAIILGGSIGITNLDETTKQIKEIIGDIPIILFPGNVDGLTPYADAVFFMSFMNSNNTYWTTTAPTLGAITVKKYNLEPISMAYLGIEPIKRTAVGFVGEVNEIPQRKPEIAGMYCLSAKYFGMRWAYLEAGSGAELPVSNEIIGISKKLSGINIIVGGGIRTPETAYQKVLSGADAIVTGTLIEDNPDAVKEMRNAIKKAGIDKL; encoded by the coding sequence ATGTTTGGAAAAGTTGAAGAAAAATTAAATAATGTATTAAAAACAGAGGGAGCTCTCTATTTTATACTCATAGACCCAGACGAAAAAAACTGTTTAGAAATAGCGGAAAAGGTAAAAGATTATGCAGACGCCATAATACTCGGAGGTAGCATAGGCATCACAAATTTGGACGAAACTACAAAGCAAATCAAAGAAATTATTGGGGATATTCCTATTATATTATTTCCCGGAAATGTAGATGGTTTAACCCCTTATGCTGATGCAGTGTTTTTTATGAGTTTTATGAATTCAAATAATACTTATTGGACTACAACGGCACCAACATTAGGGGCAATTACTGTAAAAAAATATAACTTAGAACCTATCTCAATGGCTTATTTAGGTATTGAACCTATAAAAAGAACAGCCGTTGGATTTGTTGGCGAAGTAAATGAGATACCACAGCGAAAACCTGAAATAGCAGGAATGTATTGTCTATCAGCTAAATACTTTGGTATGAGGTGGGCATATTTGGAGGCAGGAAGTGGTGCGGAGCTCCCCGTTAGTAATGAAATTATAGGCATATCAAAAAAGTTGAGCGGAATAAATATTATTGTGGGCGGAGGGATAAGAACACCTGAAACAGCATATCAAAAGGTTTTAAGTGGTGCTGATGCCATAGTCACAGGAACACTTATTGAAGATAATCCCGATGCAGTAAAAGAAATGAGAAATGCCATTAAAAAAGCAGGAATAGATAAATTATAG